A single region of the Austwickia chelonae genome encodes:
- a CDS encoding TusE/DsrC/DsvC family sulfur relay protein — protein sequence MPTTTIAGRDIEVNDEGFLTDPTQWDEALGAELASLIGVEMSERHWEVIRFLRRDHSSRGETPTLRRVATEGGFPTKELFDLFPKKPAKKMSYVAGLPKPKGCV from the coding sequence ATGCCCACCACCACCATTGCCGGCCGCGACATCGAGGTCAACGACGAAGGTTTCCTGACCGACCCCACCCAGTGGGACGAAGCCCTCGGCGCGGAGCTGGCTTCCTTGATCGGCGTCGAGATGTCCGAACGGCACTGGGAGGTCATCCGTTTCCTGCGCCGCGATCACTCCTCCCGGGGAGAGACCCCTACTTTGCGGCGGGTCGCCACCGAAGGTGGATTCCCGACCAAGGAGCTCTTCGACCTCTTCCCGAAGAAACCCGCCAAGAAGATGTCCTATGTGGCGGGTCTGCCGAAGCCCAAAGGCTGCGTCTGA
- a CDS encoding response regulator, translating into MTIKTPNPSRVLLADDHALVRSGIRRIIDSQPDLTVVAEVDNGSAAVDRVTEGGIDLAILDVSMPRMTGLQAARELTRRGTDTRLLMLSMHDNEQYLFASLKAGACGYVHKSVADRDLIEACRSALRGDPFLYPGALSTLIQEFVARHEDTDTDALLTPREEEILKLIAEGHSGKDIASSLVISPRTVERHRANLLAKLGLKDRLELTRYAIRVGLIEP; encoded by the coding sequence ATGACGATCAAGACACCGAACCCGTCCCGAGTACTCCTCGCCGACGACCATGCCCTGGTTCGCAGTGGCATTCGCCGCATCATCGACAGCCAACCCGACCTCACCGTCGTCGCCGAGGTCGACAATGGGTCCGCCGCCGTCGACCGGGTGACCGAAGGCGGCATCGACCTGGCGATCCTCGACGTCTCCATGCCGCGGATGACCGGCCTGCAAGCAGCCCGTGAGCTGACTCGTCGTGGCACCGACACCCGTCTCCTCATGCTGTCCATGCACGACAACGAGCAGTATCTCTTCGCCTCGCTCAAGGCGGGGGCCTGCGGGTACGTCCACAAATCTGTGGCTGACCGCGACCTCATCGAAGCGTGCCGGTCTGCTCTTCGCGGTGACCCCTTCCTCTATCCGGGTGCGCTGTCGACCCTCATCCAGGAATTCGTCGCCCGCCACGAGGACACCGACACCGACGCCCTGCTGACTCCCCGTGAGGAGGAGATCCTCAAGCTGATCGCCGAAGGGCACAGCGGTAAGGACATCGCGTCATCCCTCGTCATCAGCCCGCGGACCGTGGAGCGCCATCGGGCGAACCTGCTCGCGAAGCTCGGCCTGAAAGACCGCCTCGAACTGACCCGGTACGCCATCCGGGTCGGTCTCATCGAACCCTGA
- a CDS encoding fatty acid desaturase family protein, which produces MTLAPIHTPGPTDTGDEATPATGNPAPEAPRAGVSSRVGAATTRRHWAPKPSGGNDPAGHLTPAQIDELARELDAIREKVLASRGAADAAYIRRLVDGQRRLEAGSRIVLLFSGHPVAWVIGTAGLSIAKILENMEIGHNIMHGQWDWMRDPAIHSSTWEWDNVAPASLWKHSHNELHHTYTNVIGMDNDLGYGILRVDPDQRWHPIYVFQPVWNVLNAVFFQYSIALYDLDLYRHLSGRADEADRERLRTEAPRVARKVGRHLLRDYVIHPAVSGPNWATTITANLTANLARNLWSNAVIICGHFPSGVETFDRKGIAGESRGEWYLRQMLGSANITGGPLMHLMSGNLSHQIEHHMYPDLPSNRYAEIAPQVREVFSRYGLHYEAGSLPRQLASVWRKVFVHALPESAWSKMRGAFGRARR; this is translated from the coding sequence ATGACCCTCGCCCCGATCCACACCCCCGGCCCGACCGACACCGGGGACGAAGCCACTCCCGCCACCGGGAACCCGGCACCGGAAGCGCCCCGGGCCGGAGTCTCGTCCCGCGTCGGCGCGGCCACCACCCGGCGGCACTGGGCTCCGAAGCCTTCCGGCGGAAATGACCCGGCCGGGCATCTCACGCCTGCCCAGATCGACGAGCTCGCCCGAGAACTCGATGCCATTCGGGAGAAGGTCCTCGCGTCGCGAGGGGCAGCCGACGCGGCCTACATCCGGCGGCTGGTCGACGGCCAACGACGCCTGGAAGCCGGTTCCCGGATCGTGCTCCTCTTCTCCGGACATCCTGTGGCCTGGGTCATCGGTACGGCCGGGCTGTCGATCGCGAAGATCTTGGAGAACATGGAGATCGGCCACAACATCATGCATGGCCAATGGGACTGGATGCGGGATCCGGCGATCCACTCCAGCACCTGGGAATGGGACAACGTCGCTCCGGCCTCGCTGTGGAAGCACAGCCACAACGAACTGCACCACACATACACCAATGTCATCGGCATGGACAACGACCTCGGCTACGGCATCCTGCGGGTCGATCCGGACCAGCGTTGGCATCCGATCTATGTATTCCAGCCGGTATGGAATGTGCTGAACGCCGTTTTCTTCCAGTACTCCATCGCCCTCTACGACCTCGATCTCTACCGTCACCTCAGTGGCCGTGCCGACGAGGCCGACCGGGAACGACTGCGCACCGAAGCTCCCCGGGTGGCTCGTAAGGTCGGTCGCCATCTGCTCCGTGACTACGTGATCCACCCGGCGGTGTCCGGGCCGAACTGGGCCACGACGATCACCGCCAATCTGACGGCGAACCTGGCCCGCAACCTGTGGAGCAATGCGGTCATCATCTGCGGCCACTTTCCTTCTGGCGTGGAGACCTTCGACCGGAAAGGTATCGCTGGGGAGAGTCGCGGCGAATGGTACCTGCGTCAGATGCTCGGCTCGGCGAATATCACCGGGGGACCGCTCATGCACCTGATGAGCGGCAACCTGTCCCACCAGATCGAGCATCACATGTACCCCGATCTGCCTAGCAATCGATACGCCGAGATCGCACCTCAGGTTCGAGAGGTCTTCTCCCGATACGGGCTTCACTACGAGGCGGGCTCGTTGCCGCGTCAGCTGGCCAGCGTGTGGCGCAAGGTCTTCGTCCATGCTCTGCCTGAGAGCGCCTGGTCGAAGATGCGCGGCGCCTTCGGCAGAGCGCGACGCTGA
- a CDS encoding alpha/beta hydrolase, with protein MSGPSRRTVLTSLAVFGAIGVGGGALGKVAPDAAAHQEDVTAWNSVRIERGVLRSRYRRRYDSAWLLVRPKQPRGLVVALHGKGGQSWDWVLRHDIVAAAGESCVAVAAIDGGDTWWHPRTGGREPGTDSGSLVFDELLPLIARHGIDTRRMGLLGLSMGGFGALSLAQRHGPTRCAAVATLSAAVYRNLEDSDPEAFDGPADFAAHDVITHAHRLRDIPVWMTVGTSDAFVAGNRALAGRLPQALTDFRPGGHNDQFWVGQARTAVRFLAPYL; from the coding sequence ATGTCCGGCCCATCCCGTCGCACCGTCCTCACCTCTCTGGCTGTTTTCGGTGCGATCGGGGTCGGCGGTGGCGCCCTCGGGAAGGTGGCCCCTGACGCCGCAGCCCATCAGGAGGATGTCACTGCGTGGAATAGCGTCCGCATCGAACGCGGCGTACTCCGTTCCCGGTACCGACGTCGCTATGACAGTGCGTGGCTCCTCGTCCGCCCCAAGCAACCTCGTGGACTGGTCGTGGCTCTGCACGGCAAGGGTGGGCAGTCCTGGGATTGGGTGCTCAGGCATGACATCGTGGCTGCCGCAGGTGAGAGCTGTGTGGCGGTCGCCGCGATCGACGGTGGCGACACCTGGTGGCATCCCCGCACCGGCGGAAGGGAACCTGGCACCGACAGCGGGTCCTTGGTCTTCGACGAACTGTTGCCCTTGATCGCCCGGCACGGCATCGACACCCGACGGATGGGGCTGCTCGGCCTGTCGATGGGCGGATTCGGCGCCTTGAGTCTGGCTCAGCGGCACGGCCCGACGCGTTGCGCGGCGGTGGCCACGCTCTCTGCGGCGGTCTATCGGAACCTGGAGGACTCCGACCCGGAGGCTTTCGACGGTCCCGCAGACTTCGCCGCACACGATGTCATCACCCATGCACACCGGCTACGCGATATTCCGGTGTGGATGACTGTCGGCACTTCGGATGCCTTCGTGGCAGGGAACAGGGCTCTGGCCGGACGCCTCCCCCAGGCTCTCACCGACTTCCGCCCAGGTGGGCACAACGACCAGTTCTGGGTCGGCCAGGCACGGACCGCGGTCCGTTTCCTGGCTCCTTATCTCTGA
- a CDS encoding citrate synthase → MSESARIELDGKSYELPIVEGSEHEKAVDISKLRSQTGYITLDDGYGNTGSCRSAITYIDGDQGILRYRGIPIEDLAGKSSFVEIAWLIIFGTLPTIEDRERFADLLTENSMLDENMKKHFDGFPTYAPPMAILSAMINTLSAHNQEVWEAHDDASIERAAAVLMSKVRTIAAAAYKSSIGEPIVYPRYDLKYVENFLHMMFSVPYRNYEPTDTVTKALNLFLLLHADHEQNCSTSTVRMVASAQANMFASCSAGVCALWGPLHGGANVAVIEMLEEIRDSGMDVKKYVEKVKNKEDGVKLMGFGHRVYRNFDPRSKLLREASEELLREMKISDPLLDLGQELADAALADDYFIERKLYPNVDFYSGIILRSIGVPVNMFTVMFAIGRMPGWIANWKEIHDDPKGRIYRPRQVYTGPTDQGWIPRENRDYPHLLAD, encoded by the coding sequence ATGAGCGAATCGGCGCGGATCGAGCTGGACGGTAAGAGCTACGAGCTTCCCATCGTCGAAGGCAGTGAGCATGAGAAAGCCGTCGACATCAGCAAGCTCCGTAGCCAGACAGGCTATATCACCCTCGATGACGGGTACGGAAATACCGGTTCGTGTCGCTCGGCGATCACCTACATCGACGGTGACCAAGGCATCCTTCGCTATCGAGGGATCCCCATCGAAGATCTCGCCGGAAAGAGTTCCTTCGTCGAGATCGCTTGGCTGATCATCTTCGGCACACTGCCGACCATTGAGGACCGGGAGCGTTTCGCCGACCTGCTCACCGAGAACTCGATGCTCGACGAGAACATGAAGAAGCACTTCGACGGCTTCCCCACCTATGCGCCGCCGATGGCCATCCTCTCCGCCATGATCAACACCCTCTCGGCGCACAACCAAGAGGTCTGGGAAGCCCACGACGACGCCTCCATCGAGCGCGCAGCTGCCGTGCTGATGAGCAAGGTCCGTACGATCGCCGCGGCCGCTTACAAGTCCAGCATCGGCGAGCCGATCGTCTATCCGCGTTACGACCTCAAATATGTCGAGAACTTCCTCCACATGATGTTCTCCGTGCCTTATCGCAATTACGAACCCACTGACACCGTCACCAAGGCACTCAATCTTTTCCTGCTGTTGCACGCCGACCACGAGCAGAACTGCTCCACCTCCACGGTGCGCATGGTGGCCTCCGCTCAGGCGAATATGTTCGCATCCTGTTCTGCCGGTGTCTGCGCGCTGTGGGGGCCATTGCACGGTGGCGCCAATGTCGCCGTCATCGAGATGCTCGAAGAGATCCGCGATTCCGGAATGGATGTCAAGAAATACGTGGAGAAGGTGAAGAACAAGGAGGACGGGGTGAAGCTCATGGGCTTCGGCCACCGCGTCTACCGGAACTTCGATCCGCGTTCGAAACTTCTGCGCGAAGCGTCGGAGGAGTTGCTGCGCGAAATGAAGATCTCCGACCCGTTGCTCGATCTGGGGCAGGAGCTCGCGGATGCTGCATTGGCCGACGACTACTTCATCGAGCGCAAGCTCTACCCGAACGTCGACTTCTACTCGGGCATCATCCTGCGCTCCATCGGCGTCCCGGTGAACATGTTCACCGTCATGTTCGCCATCGGCCGAATGCCTGGCTGGATCGCGAACTGGAAGGAGATCCACGACGACCCGAAGGGTCGGATCTACCGTCCGCGTCAGGTCTACACTGGCCCGACCGATCAGGGCTGGATCCCGAGAGAGAACCGGGACTACCCCCACTTGCTGGCCGACTGA
- a CDS encoding PucR family transcriptional regulator, whose product MKSGESEHADWQLDRVSYDRMRGALAEVADAAVATIIDEVPSYAGPFTGPRGQRIREAVRLALDVFLTVSLRAEDVARAEAESSRITVRAYDLGRGEARAGRPMDALLAAYRIGAGVSWRFLSREAIASGMPAAQVGQFAERVFSYIDDLSAASVTGHTDELETRGRARERLLERLARALAAGEPEEELRRRADRAGWDPPLTLTAVLLPTDEAAMVRTGQDPRTLSVTGELPGLDDDLTLLFIPEVGPSDRLVLRRRLSGRHAVIGPTRPWASAMASLARARRACPQPGPTPYDTEQHLVELVVSSDQEALTDLRAQVLAPLAGLRPAVRARLEDTLRSWLARQGRREAMAADLFVHPQTVRYRMGQLRQLYGESLDDPATTTALTVALAVRPGPGVVSC is encoded by the coding sequence ATGAAAAGTGGAGAGAGTGAGCACGCGGACTGGCAACTCGACCGGGTCAGCTACGACCGGATGCGCGGGGCGCTCGCCGAGGTCGCTGATGCTGCCGTGGCCACGATCATCGATGAGGTACCCAGTTATGCCGGTCCGTTCACCGGCCCGCGAGGACAGCGCATCCGTGAGGCCGTGCGTCTCGCCCTGGACGTCTTCCTGACGGTAAGTCTGCGCGCCGAGGATGTCGCACGCGCTGAAGCGGAGAGTTCCCGGATCACGGTGCGGGCCTATGACCTCGGGCGCGGCGAGGCCCGGGCGGGACGTCCGATGGATGCTTTGCTGGCGGCCTATCGCATCGGCGCAGGGGTGTCATGGCGTTTCCTCTCCCGGGAGGCGATCGCCTCGGGGATGCCGGCCGCTCAGGTAGGGCAGTTCGCCGAGCGGGTGTTCAGCTACATCGATGACCTGTCGGCGGCGAGCGTCACCGGTCACACCGACGAACTCGAGACCCGGGGGCGCGCTCGGGAGCGTTTGCTGGAGAGGCTGGCTCGAGCATTGGCCGCGGGAGAGCCGGAGGAGGAGCTACGTCGTCGGGCTGATCGCGCCGGCTGGGACCCGCCGTTGACCTTGACCGCGGTGTTGCTACCGACCGATGAGGCAGCGATGGTGCGGACGGGGCAGGATCCACGGACATTGTCCGTCACCGGCGAACTACCGGGCCTCGACGACGACCTGACATTGCTGTTCATCCCCGAGGTGGGGCCGTCGGATCGATTGGTGCTGCGCCGTCGCCTCTCGGGCCGGCACGCGGTGATCGGTCCGACCCGTCCCTGGGCATCAGCGATGGCTTCGTTGGCGCGTGCCCGCCGTGCCTGCCCTCAGCCGGGCCCTACGCCCTATGACACCGAGCAGCACCTGGTGGAGCTGGTGGTGTCGTCGGATCAGGAGGCTTTGACTGATCTGCGTGCTCAAGTACTGGCGCCTTTGGCGGGTCTGCGCCCGGCGGTGCGCGCCCGGTTGGAGGACACCTTGCGGTCCTGGCTGGCCCGGCAGGGCCGGCGGGAGGCGATGGCGGCGGATCTGTTCGTACATCCCCAGACGGTGCGCTATCGGATGGGTCAGTTGAGGCAGCTGTACGGGGAGTCCTTGGACGATCCGGCGACGACGACGGCGTTGACCGTGGCTCTGGCTGTTCGTCCGGGGCCTGGCGTGGTCAGCTGTTGA
- a CDS encoding HAMP domain-containing sensor histidine kinase: protein MTLFWRLLAGNTLVAALVLAVLLFSPATISSPPQTHELLAGALTLAALIALNAWVIPVALRPLAELQRAMESTENSLNPSHVTVRRDDEIGRVSRSYNAMLDRLREERAHSASRAIQAQEEERVRIARELHDEVGQSLTAVLLTLGHAGATASREASADISEAQETVRAALDEVRAISARLRPGVLDDLGLVPALTALAGQTAKSGAICLTRELDDPGELDPTHELAIYRIAQEALTNVVRHAAATRVSLRLKITPEQVVLTVEDDGIGFDTRTASFGKSAHDQAGSCLDFPDSSGLRGMRERALLVGGHLHVDDLPDGAGASVVFVLPRTPRLPSNAADPGEQP from the coding sequence TTTCACCGGCGACGATCAGCTCGCCTCCGCAGACTCATGAACTCCTGGCCGGGGCATTGACCCTCGCCGCCCTCATCGCCCTCAACGCGTGGGTGATTCCCGTGGCTCTACGCCCCCTCGCCGAGCTGCAACGCGCCATGGAATCCACCGAGAACTCCTTGAACCCCTCCCACGTGACCGTCCGGCGAGACGACGAGATCGGGCGTGTCAGCCGTTCGTACAACGCCATGCTCGACCGGCTCCGCGAAGAACGCGCCCACTCGGCCTCCCGGGCCATCCAAGCCCAAGAGGAAGAACGCGTCCGTATCGCCCGCGAACTACACGACGAGGTCGGCCAGAGCCTGACTGCGGTCCTGCTGACTCTCGGACACGCCGGTGCCACCGCCTCTCGCGAAGCCAGTGCCGACATCAGCGAAGCCCAGGAAACGGTCCGCGCGGCACTCGACGAGGTCAGAGCCATTTCTGCGCGCCTACGTCCCGGTGTACTCGACGACCTCGGGTTGGTTCCCGCATTGACGGCGCTGGCCGGCCAGACGGCCAAGAGCGGCGCGATCTGCCTCACTCGTGAGCTCGACGACCCCGGAGAACTCGACCCGACGCACGAGCTCGCCATCTACCGCATCGCCCAGGAAGCACTGACCAATGTCGTCCGGCACGCCGCAGCGACCCGGGTTTCCCTGCGCCTGAAGATCACCCCGGAACAGGTCGTGCTCACCGTCGAGGACGACGGCATCGGCTTCGACACCCGGACGGCCTCCTTCGGGAAATCCGCGCACGACCAGGCTGGGTCCTGCCTGGACTTCCCCGACAGCTCCGGCCTGCGCGGCATGCGGGAACGCGCACTTCTCGTCGGCGGGCACCTCCATGTCGACGATCTTCCCGATGGCGCAGGTGCCAGTGTTGTCTTCGTCCTCCCGCGAACGCCCCGCCTGCCGTCGAACGCGGCCGACCCCGGAGAGCAGCCATGA
- the sqr gene encoding type III sulfide quinone reductase, selenoprotein subtype, with the protein MRHLVILGGGTAGTMAANKLRRRLPRTTWSITVVDRDDQHHYQPGYLFVPFGTYTRQHVVRSRHAFINDGINLVLAPIDRVDAEDRTVHLADGRELPYDQLVIATGCTPRPELTPGLAEALQDESGAGRVHEFYTLPGALTLHEALSRFTGGRLVVHLNELPVKCPVAPLEFAFLADEYLTKRGLRERSEIIYVTPLDGAFTKATCSKALGHLLEERGIAVETDFFTERVDQDDTGGAVVSYDEREVPFDLLVTVPINTGQEWVTRSGLGDDMGYVPTDKHTLRSQQHPDIWVLGDASDIPTSKAGSVAHFAVDTFERNFLDALAGRPLASRFDGHANCFIESGYGKALLIDFNYDTEPLPGTFPMPKVGPMQLLKETRANHLGKLAFRHIYWNILLPGRPLPIGHAMSMRGKDASAAVVPSRPSAAESFTAAGESAKKAPIVPDF; encoded by the coding sequence ATGCGCCACCTCGTCATCCTCGGCGGTGGAACCGCCGGCACCATGGCCGCCAACAAACTCCGTCGCAGGCTCCCCCGCACCACATGGTCCATCACCGTCGTCGACCGCGACGACCAGCACCACTACCAGCCCGGGTACCTCTTCGTCCCCTTCGGCACCTACACCCGACAGCATGTGGTGCGTTCCCGTCACGCGTTCATCAACGACGGCATCAACCTCGTACTGGCACCGATCGACCGGGTCGACGCCGAGGACCGCACCGTCCATCTCGCCGACGGCCGCGAGCTGCCCTACGACCAACTCGTCATCGCCACCGGGTGCACCCCCCGCCCTGAACTGACGCCGGGGCTCGCCGAAGCGCTCCAGGACGAGAGCGGAGCAGGCCGGGTCCACGAGTTCTACACCCTGCCTGGCGCCCTCACACTGCACGAAGCACTCTCCCGCTTCACCGGCGGACGTCTCGTCGTCCACCTCAACGAGCTCCCCGTCAAGTGCCCGGTCGCCCCGCTGGAGTTCGCCTTCCTCGCCGACGAATACCTCACCAAGCGCGGTCTGCGAGAACGCAGCGAGATCATCTACGTCACGCCCCTCGACGGCGCTTTCACCAAGGCCACCTGCTCCAAAGCCCTGGGACACCTGCTGGAAGAACGGGGGATCGCCGTGGAGACCGACTTCTTCACCGAACGGGTCGACCAGGACGACACCGGTGGTGCCGTCGTCTCCTACGACGAGCGTGAAGTCCCCTTCGACCTGCTGGTCACCGTTCCGATCAATACCGGGCAGGAATGGGTCACCCGATCAGGCCTGGGGGACGACATGGGCTATGTCCCCACGGACAAGCACACGCTGCGCTCCCAGCAGCACCCTGACATCTGGGTGCTCGGCGACGCCTCGGACATCCCCACCTCGAAGGCCGGCTCGGTGGCCCATTTCGCCGTCGACACCTTCGAGCGCAACTTCCTCGACGCCTTGGCCGGTCGACCGTTGGCCTCCCGTTTCGACGGCCACGCCAACTGCTTCATCGAGTCGGGTTACGGGAAAGCACTCCTCATCGACTTCAATTACGACACCGAGCCGCTTCCCGGCACCTTCCCCATGCCGAAAGTGGGTCCTATGCAGCTGTTGAAGGAGACCCGGGCCAACCATCTGGGCAAGCTCGCCTTCCGTCACATCTACTGGAACATCCTGCTTCCCGGCAGGCCCCTGCCGATCGGTCATGCGATGTCGATGCGCGGCAAGGACGCCTCTGCAGCGGTTGTGCCCTCAAGACCTTCCGCCGCCGAAAGTTTCACCGCTGCCGGCGAGTCCGCGAAAAAAGCCCCGATCGTTCCGGACTTCTGA
- a CDS encoding ferredoxin reductase translates to MSSPLQIRASTRGTFTRIGTDLATLARMATTPLLPHDYLELVDPLLLSTRLRGRIVERRVETPDAITLVIRPGRGWRAHLPGQYVRLGVDVDGVRHWRAYSLTSPVAAPGGCIAVTVTRAGHVSSYLVDHIETGTLIHLDQATGDFVMPAAIPDKVLFLTAGSGLTPIIGMLRNDGTALADVTLVHCAPTDGQVLFHDELHTLAASGEIVYHEWLTGDRGRLDLHTPDALDLLVPDWRDRHTWACGPGGMLDTCEQLWSGQGLLDRLHIERFRTPVAVVAEGGTVRFAHTGTTVDADGASSLLDIAENLDLPAPSGCRMGICFGCSVPLLDGSVRDLRNGQVTTVLPDDGPIEIQTCVHAAAGDCTLHL, encoded by the coding sequence ATGAGTAGCCCCCTTCAGATCAGGGCCTCCACGCGCGGGACCTTCACTCGGATCGGCACCGATCTGGCGACCCTCGCCAGGATGGCCACCACCCCTCTGCTCCCGCACGACTACCTCGAACTCGTCGACCCGCTGCTGCTGTCCACCCGGTTGCGTGGCCGCATCGTCGAACGACGCGTCGAGACCCCCGATGCCATCACCCTCGTCATCCGCCCAGGCCGCGGTTGGCGCGCCCACCTGCCCGGCCAGTACGTCCGCCTCGGGGTGGACGTCGACGGTGTACGACACTGGCGGGCCTACTCCCTGACGAGTCCGGTCGCCGCGCCTGGCGGTTGTATCGCTGTCACTGTCACCCGGGCCGGACATGTCTCCTCGTATCTCGTCGACCACATCGAGACCGGCACGCTGATCCACCTCGACCAGGCCACCGGCGACTTCGTCATGCCTGCTGCGATCCCTGACAAAGTGCTCTTCCTCACCGCAGGAAGCGGGCTGACCCCGATCATCGGCATGCTGCGCAACGACGGAACTGCGCTGGCCGATGTGACCCTCGTGCACTGCGCGCCCACGGACGGGCAAGTCCTCTTCCACGACGAGCTGCACACCCTGGCCGCTTCCGGTGAGATCGTCTACCACGAATGGCTCACCGGCGATCGCGGACGGCTCGACCTGCACACCCCGGACGCCCTCGACCTGCTCGTCCCGGACTGGCGTGACAGACACACCTGGGCCTGCGGGCCCGGCGGCATGCTGGACACCTGCGAACAACTCTGGTCTGGTCAAGGCCTCCTCGACCGGCTGCACATCGAACGTTTCCGTACACCGGTCGCTGTCGTCGCCGAAGGCGGCACCGTCCGTTTCGCCCACACCGGCACCACCGTCGACGCCGATGGCGCCAGTTCTCTGCTGGACATCGCCGAGAACCTGGACCTTCCCGCGCCCTCCGGATGCCGGATGGGTATTTGCTTCGGATGTTCCGTGCCGCTCCTGGACGGAAGCGTCCGCGATCTGCGGAACGGGCAGGTCACCACCGTCCTGCCCGACGACGGACCCATCGAGATACAGACCTGCGTCCACGCCGCTGCAGGCGATTGCACCCTTCACCTGTGA
- a CDS encoding DsrE/DsrF/DrsH-like family protein has product MSETPFVPNFGDDEAAPTRKMCFICSKGNLDMAYPALIMGNAALGEGCEVHLFFTFWGFDIINKATMANLKFTFAGNTAMHMADLEKVRPGLGAMSMPQLLGVLPGMTGIATKMMHKQLDDLQIPTVPEMLDQITAAGGHLWGCQLSADMMKLTEGDLYDGVEGIISATDFIEISEGAQIIFV; this is encoded by the coding sequence ATGAGTGAGACCCCGTTCGTGCCGAATTTCGGCGACGACGAAGCCGCCCCCACCCGGAAGATGTGTTTCATCTGCAGCAAGGGCAATCTCGACATGGCCTATCCGGCCTTGATCATGGGTAATGCCGCCCTGGGCGAAGGATGCGAGGTGCACCTCTTCTTCACTTTCTGGGGATTCGACATCATCAACAAGGCCACGATGGCCAATCTCAAGTTCACCTTCGCGGGGAACACCGCGATGCACATGGCTGATCTCGAGAAGGTTCGCCCTGGCCTTGGCGCGATGTCGATGCCGCAGCTGTTGGGCGTCCTGCCCGGCATGACGGGCATCGCCACGAAGATGATGCACAAGCAGCTCGACGACCTGCAGATCCCCACCGTCCCGGAGATGCTCGACCAGATCACCGCAGCCGGGGGGCACCTCTGGGGATGCCAGCTGTCGGCCGACATGATGAAGCTGACCGAGGGTGATCTCTACGACGGTGTCGAGGGCATCATCAGCGCCACCGACTTCATCGAGATCAGCGAAGGCGCGCAGATCATCTTCGTCTGA